Proteins encoded in a region of the Perca fluviatilis chromosome 8, GENO_Pfluv_1.0, whole genome shotgun sequence genome:
- the kif21a gene encoding kinesin-like protein KIF21A isoform X3 has translation MTSGQDDSSVRVALRIRPQLAREKIEGCHICTYVMPGEPQVILGKDKSFTYDYMFDMDSQQDTIYAACTEKLIEGCFEGYNATVFAYGQTGSGKTYTMGTGFDVNIEEEELGIIPRAVHHLFKGIEQRRQAAQEQGRPVPEFKINAQFLELYNEDVLDLFESTRDTKQKSHIKIHEDATGGIYTVGVTTRSVSSEAEMMQCLKLGALSRTTASTQMNVQSSRSHAIFTIHLCQVRVCASDNQESETDNRVSNGNSEMDEYETLTAKFHFVDLAGSERLKRTGATGDRAKEGISINCGLLALGNVISALGDRSKRSSHVPYRDSKLTRLLQDSLGGNSQTVMIACISPSDRDFMETLNTLKYANRARNIKNKVMVNQDKASQQISALRTEIARLQIELMEYKTGKRLTGEDGVESFSDMFHENSMLQTENSNLRVRVKAMQETIDAQRARLTQLISDQANQVLARAGEGGTEEIGNMIQGYIKEIEDLRAKLLESEAVNEHLRKNLTRASNRQSLYGGPALLAPEKETSDIIELAKKDLEKLKKREKKKKKSANKEEVPDNEQEKGTEKEMTERVHEEAEIEVQEGSDHEEGEEEEDEEEEEMDVEESSDDSDSESDEKENFQADLANITCEIAIKQKLIDELENSQRRLHTLKQQYEQKLMMLQCKIRDTQLERDRVLQNMNTVETGTDDKSRKIKAEYEKKLSVMNKELQKLQSAQKEHARLLKNQSQYEKQLKKLQMDVAEMKKTKVRLMKQMKEQQEKNRMNESRRNREIASLKKDQRKQEHQLKLLEAQKRQQELILRRKTEEVTALRRQARPTSGKVIRRVNVPESVQDSTHRPPSGRLYSSGNAAPNGTRYTYRRTVGIYSTRIARNKWQSLERRITDVIMQRMTISNMEADMNRLLKQREELTKRKEKVIRKRERLDRVGPEAEKAALPLNEEVDALTANIDYINDSIADCQANIMQMEETKEEGDTVDISAVIGSCTLTEARFLLDHFMSMAINKGLQAAQRESQVKVMEGRLKQTEITSATQNQLLFHMLKEKAEFNPELDALLGNALQELGNVPAENGDDSSSDESAQSPSAEGNTLSSDLMKLCGETKTRNKARRRTTTQMELLYANSDSAPDAPTADFSSPMLPLAETPDGGGDMESSGSSVRDYTALSPGFSSKMGSISGSRTSSGMEKPSPEPSPFSRRKTYNKAQAAADRAKVKEIKQTNRCLHLSCNHILPSVSPPLTNPPKGVINPVPPTKSSRSATLQCVHVAEGHSKAVLCVDCTDDLLFTGSKDRTCKVWNLVTGQEIMSLAGHPNNVVSVRYSSSLVFTVSTSYIKVWDIRDSAKCIRILTSSGQVTVGDVCASNTSRTVTIPAGENQINQIALNPNGTVLYAAAGNSVRVWDLRRFASTGKLTGHLGPVMCLTVDQSGNNQDLVITGSKDHYIKLFDVTEGSLGSIGPTHNFEPPHYDGIESLVVQGDIFFSGSRDNGIKKWDLDRKDLLQQVPNAHRDWVCALGVVPGSPALLSGCRGGVLKLWHTDTLGTLGELKGHESPINGISTNSSHLFTASDDRTVKIWRARGGLDSTLEAVDNADEVASN, from the exons ACGGGTTCAGGGAAGACCTACACCATGGGGACGGGCTTTGACGTCAACATCGAAGAGGAGGAGCTGGGTATCATCCCCCGCGCTGTCCACCACCTCTTCAAGGGCATCGAGCAGCGCAGACAGGCCGCTCAGGAACAGGGACGCCCCGTACCGGAGTTTAAGATCAACGCCCAATTCCTCGAG cttTATAATGAGGACGTTCTGGATCTGTTTGAATCCACACGAGACACGAAGCAGAAATCTCACATCAAGATCCACGAAGACGCCACAGGGGGAATCTACACAGTAGGAGTGACCACACGGAGCGTGTCCTCCGAGGCTGAG ATGATGCAGTGCCTGAAGCTCGGGGCTCTGTCTCGCACCACAGCCAGCACTCAGATGAATGTCCAGAGCTCTCGATCCCACGCCATCTTCACCATCCACCTGTGCCAAGTTCGAGTCTGTGCCTCCGACAAT CAAGAAAGTGAGACTGATAACAGAGTCTCCAACGGAAACTCTGAGATGGACGAGTACGAGACGCTGACAGCCAAGTTTCACTTTGTGGATCTGGCCGGTTCTGAGAGGCTGAAGAGAACCGGAGCGACGGGCGATCGAGCCAAAGAGGGCATCTCCATCAACTGTGGACTG CTCGCTCTGGGGAATGTAATCAGTGCTTTGGGCGACCGGAGCAAGCGGTCCTCACATGTGCCTTACAGAGACTCCAAACTCACCCGACTTCTACAGGATTCATTAGGAGGAAACAG CCAAACAGTGATGATCGCCTGCATCAGCCCGTCTGACCGGGACTTCATGGAGACACTGAACACGTTAAAGTACGCCAACCGAGCCCGGAACATCAAGAACAAGGTGATGGTGAACCAGGACAAGGCCAGCCAGCAGATCAGCGCTCTGAGGACAGAGATCGCTCGACTGCAGATAGAGCTGATGGAGTACAAGACg GGTAAACGCTTGACGGGTGAGGACGGCGTGGAGAGCTTCAGCGACATGTTCCACGAGAACTCCATGCTGCAGACGGAGAACAGCAACCTGAGGGTGAGAGTGAAGGCCATGCAGGAGACAATCGATGCCCAGAGGGCGCGCCTCACCCAGCTGATCAGTGACCAGGCCAACCAGGTCCTTGCCAGGGCAG GTGAAGGTGGAACTGAAGAAATTGGAAACATGATTCAGGGTTACATCAAAGAGATTGAAGACCTCAG AGCCAAACTCCTGGAGAGCGAAGCCGTGAACGAGCATTTGAGAAAGAATCTGACCCGTGCCTCCAATCGTCAGTCGTTGTACGGAGGGCCCGCGCTGCTGGCCCCCGAAAAGGAGACTTCTGACATCATCGAACTCGCCAAGAAAGACCTGGAGAAACTGAAGAAacgagaaaaaaagaaaaagaaaag TGCCAACAAGGAGGAAGTTCCTGACAACGAGCAAGAAAAGGGCACAGAGAAGGAAATGACGGAGCGAGTCCACGAGGAAGCAGAAATT GAGGTCCAGGAAGGCAGCGACCACGAGGaaggggaagaggaagaggatgaggaggaagaggagatggATGTGGAGGAGAGCTCAGATGATTCTGACTCTGAGTCAGATGAAAAAG AGAACTTCCAGGCCGATCTGGCCAACATCACCTGCGAGATCGCCATCAAGCAGAAGCTGATCGACGAGCTGGAGAACAGCCAGCGGCGTCTGCACACGCTCAAACAGCAGTATGAACAGAAGCTGATGATGCTGCAGTGCAAGATCAGGGACACCCAGCTGGAGAGGGACCGTGTCCTCCAAAACATGA ATACAGTAGAAACTGGCACAGACGACAAGTCTCGCAAGATCAAGGCTGAATATGAGAAGAAGCTGAGCGTCATGAACAAAGAGCTTCAGAAGCTCCAGTCGGCTCAGAAGGAGCATGCCCGTCTGCTGAAGAACCAATCGCAGTATGAGAAACAGCTGAAGAAGCTTCAGATGGACGTGGCGGAAATGAAGAAGACGAAG GTCCGTCTTATGAAGCAGATGAAGGAGCAGCAGGAGAAGAACAGGATGAACGAGTCTCGCAGAAACCGAGAAATTGCTTCGTTAAAGAAAGACCAGCGCAAGCAAGAG CACCAGCTAAAGTTACTGGAGGCTCAGAAAAGGCAGCAGGAGCTTATTCTGAGGAGAAAGACGGAGGAG gtgaCTGCTCTGCGGAGGCAGGCCAGGCCCACCTCAGGTAAGGTCATCAGGAGAGTCAATGTCCCAGAATCAGTGCAGGACTCCACCCACAGACCTCCATCTGGACGCTTGTACTCCTCCGGCAACGCTGCTCCCAACGGCACTcg gtataCCTACAGGCGCACAGTCGGTATTTACTCCACCAGAATCGCACGTAATAAATGGCAGTCTCTGGAGCGGCGGATCACTGACGTCATCATGCAAAGGATGACCATCTCCAACATGGAGGCCGACATGAACCGCCTCCTCAAG CAACGAGAGGAGCTGACCAAGCGTAAAGAGAAGGTCATCCGGAAGAGGGAACGGCTGGACAGGGTGGGCCCAGAGGCTGAGAAGGCAGCGCTTCCCCTTAACGAGGAAGTGGATGCGTTGACGGCCAACATTGATTACATCAATGACAGCATCGCAGACTGTCAGGCCAACATCATGCAGATGGAGGAAACCAAG GAGGAAGGTGACACAGTGGACAtttctgctgtgattggttcctGTACCTTGACAGAAGCTCGTTTTCTGTTGGATCACTTTATGTCCATGGCTATCAACAAG GGTCTCCAGGCAGCCCAGAGGGAGTCTCAGGTGAAGGTGATGGAGGGCCGGCTGAAGCAGACGGAGATCACCAGCGCCACACAGAACCAGCTGCTCTTTCACATGCTGAAGGAGAAGGCCGAGTTCAACCCCGAGCTGGATGCCCTGCTGGGGAATGCGCTGCAAG AACTAGGTAACGTCCCGGCTG AAAATGGGGATGATAGCAGCAGTGATGAGTCTGCCCAGAGCCCTTCTGCAGAGGGAAA CACCTTGAGTTCAGATCTCATGAAACTTTGCGGAGAGACCAAAACAAGAAATAAG GCTCGTAGGAGGACCACCACTCAGATGGAGTTGCTGTACGCAAACAGTGACTCCGCCCCCGACGCACCCACCGCAGACTTCTCCAGTCCGATGCTGCCGTTAGCTGAAACACCGGACGGGGGAGGAGATATGGAGTCGTCAGGCTCATCAGTCAGGGACTACACCGCTCTCTCTCCCGGCTTTTCCTCTAAAATGGGCAGCAT TTCTGGATCCAGAACTTCGTCAGGGATGGAAAAGCCATCGCCAGAGCCTTCCCCGTTTTCTCGCAGGAAGACGTATAACAAGGCACAAGCAGCGGCTGACAGGGCAAAGGTCAAGGAGATTAAACA gACGAATCGATGCCTCCACCTGTCCTGCAACCACATCCTGCCTTCTGTTTCCCCTCCTCTCACCAATCCACCCAA GGGCGTCATTAACCCGGTGCCACCCACTAAAAGCAGTCGGTCTGCGACGTTGCAGTGCGTCCACGTGGCAGAGGGACACAGCAAAGCTGTTCTCTGTGTCGACTGCACTGATGACCTTCTCTTCACCGGATCCAAAG ACCGGACCTGTAAGGTGTGGAATCTGGTGACGGGTCAGGAGATAATGTCCCTGGCTGGTCATCCCAACAACGTGGTGTCAGTCCGCTACAGCTCCAGTTTGGTCTTCACTGTCTCCACCTCCTACATCAAAGTCTGGGACATCCGGGACTCGGCCAAGTGCATCCGGATACTAAC GTCCTCTGGTCAGGTTACTGTTGGGGATGTCTGTGCGTCTAACACCAGCCGGACGGTCACCATCCCAGCAGGAGAGAACCAGATCAACCAGATCGCTCTCAACCCCAACGGGACGGTTCTGTACGCCGCCGCCGGAAACTCAGTCAGAGTCTGGGATCTTCGAAG GTTTGCATCCACAGGGAAACTTACTGGTCACCTCGGTCCGGTGATGTGTCTGACTGTGGATCAGTCTGGAAACAACCAAGACCTGGTGATCACCGGGTCCAAGGACCACTACATCaag CTGTTTGACGTGACTGAAGGCTCGTTGGGGAGCATCGGCCCCACACACAACTTTGAACCTCCCCATTATGATGGCATCGAGTCACTGGTGGTCCAGGGGGACATTTTCTTTAGCGGCTCTCGAGACAACGGCATCAAGAAGTGGGACCTGGACCGCAAAGACCTGCTGCAG CAAGTCCCGAACGCCCACCGTGACTGGGTTTGTGCGCTGGGTGTTGTCCCCGGATCCCCGGCCCTCCTGAGCGGCTGCAGAGGTGGGGTGCTCAAGCTGTGGCACACGGACACACTGGGGACTCTGGGGGAGCTGAAGGGCCACGAGAGCCCCATCAACGGCATCTCTACCAACAGCAGCCACCTGTTCACCGCCTCTGA TGACCGGACTGTGAAGATCTGGCGTGCACGTGGTGGACTGGACAGCACTTTAGAGGCGGTTGACAATGCAGACGAGGTGGCCAGTAACTGA